In the genome of Paenibacillus pabuli, one region contains:
- a CDS encoding ArsR/SmtB family transcription factor: protein MSGHNPGMDMALLGALAEPNRMHIVELLRDGPLTVGEIAERLELRQPQASKHLKVLSENGILEVKAEANRRIYKLRPEPFRTLDEWLQSFQSVMEDRFDNLDQYLRELQSKKDKP, encoded by the coding sequence ATGTCAGGACACAATCCGGGTATGGACATGGCCTTGTTGGGCGCTTTGGCTGAACCGAATCGTATGCATATCGTCGAACTATTGCGTGATGGTCCTCTGACTGTAGGGGAAATTGCTGAGCGGCTGGAATTACGCCAGCCTCAAGCTTCGAAGCATTTGAAAGTACTCAGTGAGAACGGCATTTTGGAGGTGAAGGCCGAAGCTAACCGCAGGATCTACAAGCTCCGTCCCGAACCTTTTCGTACATTAGATGAGTGGCTGCAGTCGTTTCAGAGCGTCATGGAAGATCGTTTTGACAACCTGGATCAATACTTGCGTGAACTGCAAAGTAAGAAAGATAAACCATAA
- a CDS encoding SRPBCC domain-containing protein has translation MLNDGMVSSVENEKVLVLERVFDAPRELVFSMFKEPEHLQRWWGPRGWTIPVCNVDFRPGGIWHYCMKCEDKSQGDFYGMESWGKAVYKEIVEPERIVYTDYFSDAEGNTDESLPSTEVTMQFIDLGGKTKIVNRSEYVSADALQTVMDMGMLQGITETWDRLAERLGEVK, from the coding sequence ATGTTAAACGATGGAATGGTGTCTAGCGTGGAAAATGAAAAGGTACTTGTACTTGAGCGTGTTTTTGACGCACCTCGTGAGCTTGTGTTCAGCATGTTCAAGGAACCCGAGCATCTTCAGCGCTGGTGGGGACCGAGAGGTTGGACAATTCCCGTCTGTAACGTCGATTTTCGCCCAGGCGGTATTTGGCATTACTGCATGAAATGTGAGGATAAAAGTCAGGGTGATTTTTACGGTATGGAATCCTGGGGCAAAGCTGTATATAAGGAAATTGTTGAACCGGAACGTATTGTATATACCGACTATTTCTCGGACGCCGAGGGGAATACAGATGAGAGCCTGCCGTCAACCGAGGTGACCATGCAATTCATTGATCTCGGCGGCAAGACAAAGATCGTTAATCGTTCAGAATATGTGTCCGCAGATGCACTTCAAACGGTCATGGATATGGGCATGCTGCAGGGAATTACGGAAACCTGGGATCGTCTTGCAGAGCGTCTGGGCGAAGTTAAGTAA
- a CDS encoding ArsR/SmtB family transcription factor, which yields MIYIKDLMSGVNIFKALSSEIRIQIIELLAKNQSLNLNDLATKLGLSNGAITMHIKKLEESGLIEINTAVGKHGIQKICYLNEEKLMVDLRSQEIYNRYEVEIQVGHYSDYQAAPTCGLATRDSIVGEFDDPRYFADPLRIDAEMIWLAEGYLEYRIPNYLKPNQTFSEIQLSMELGSEAPGYCDNYPSDIYFYVNGIEIGCWTSPGDFGNTRGTFNPDWWPPHLNQYGMLKLIRITQEGSYIDGCRISDVTLDEIGLDYKSDIHFRIAVTDGPVNKRGLTIFGKNFGNYGQNLLARVLYNVQEE from the coding sequence ATGATTTATATTAAAGATCTGATGTCTGGCGTTAATATTTTTAAGGCACTCAGTTCGGAAATTCGAATCCAGATCATTGAGTTGCTTGCCAAGAACCAGAGTCTTAACCTCAATGACCTCGCAACCAAACTGGGTCTCAGCAATGGCGCCATTACAATGCATATTAAGAAATTGGAAGAGAGCGGCCTGATTGAGATCAATACAGCAGTTGGCAAACATGGAATTCAGAAGATTTGTTATCTCAATGAGGAAAAACTGATGGTGGACCTGCGTTCACAGGAGATTTATAACCGATACGAGGTTGAAATTCAGGTAGGTCATTATAGCGATTACCAGGCTGCACCTACATGTGGTCTCGCTACGCGGGACAGCATCGTCGGTGAGTTCGATGATCCACGCTATTTTGCTGATCCTCTCCGTATTGATGCGGAGATGATATGGCTGGCCGAAGGTTATCTGGAATATCGTATTCCCAACTACCTTAAGCCTAACCAGACGTTCAGTGAAATTCAGTTATCCATGGAGTTGGGTTCGGAAGCACCAGGTTATTGCGATAACTATCCTTCAGATATTTATTTCTACGTCAACGGCATTGAGATCGGCTGCTGGACAAGTCCAGGGGATTTCGGCAATACGCGCGGGACGTTTAACCCGGACTGGTGGCCACCACATTTGAATCAATACGGGATGCTGAAGCTGATCCGCATCACCCAAGAAGGCAGCTATATTGACGGATGCCGTATCTCGGACGTTACCCTGGACGAGATTGGCCTGGATTACAAAAGCGATATCCATTTTCGAATTGCTGTAACAGACGGACCAGTGAACAAACGGGGATTGACGATCTTTGGCAAAAATTTCGGCAATTACGGACAGAACCTGCTTGCGCGTGTGCTCTATAATGTGCAAGAGGAATAA
- a CDS encoding glycoside hydrolase family 43 protein yields the protein MEKFKGLTGFRKKRWALPALLVLVLLLAGQSRAFAAFWNLSGDIAVHDPSIIKEGNSWYTFSTGPGIQVLKSDNGSSWYRVPQIFLSKPSWWATAVPGQSGLDVWAPDIEQYNGKVWLYYSISTFGSNRSAIGLASANSIGAGQWKDEGIVLQTTSANNYNAIDPNLVIDASGNPWLAFGSFWSGLKIVKLDKTTMKPTGSISSIAARPNNGGAIEAPSIVYRNGYYYLFASIDSCCQGVNSTYKMVYGRSTSITGPYVDKNGVNMLNGGGTILDSGNVKWKGPGGQDVYNGNVIARHAYDADDNGNPKLLINDLLWDSSGWPMY from the coding sequence TTGGAAAAGTTCAAAGGATTGACAGGATTCAGGAAGAAACGTTGGGCATTACCGGCACTACTTGTTCTTGTTTTGCTGCTGGCGGGTCAGTCTCGGGCATTCGCGGCATTTTGGAATTTGTCCGGAGATATTGCTGTCCATGATCCTTCCATCATCAAAGAAGGAAACTCATGGTATACCTTCTCGACAGGTCCTGGCATTCAGGTATTGAAATCGGATAACGGATCCTCATGGTATCGTGTTCCGCAGATTTTTCTAAGCAAGCCCTCCTGGTGGGCTACTGCCGTTCCGGGACAGAGCGGTTTGGATGTATGGGCACCTGACATTGAGCAATATAACGGCAAAGTGTGGCTGTATTATTCCATTTCTACCTTTGGCTCGAATAGATCCGCAATTGGCCTTGCCTCTGCGAACAGCATAGGTGCGGGACAATGGAAGGATGAAGGAATAGTGCTTCAGACTACATCTGCCAATAACTACAATGCCATTGATCCGAATCTGGTCATCGATGCCTCAGGCAACCCGTGGCTGGCTTTCGGTTCTTTCTGGAGTGGTCTGAAGATTGTGAAACTGGATAAAACGACGATGAAACCTACTGGAAGCATATCCTCCATTGCGGCGCGTCCGAATAATGGCGGGGCCATCGAAGCACCGAGTATTGTGTACCGGAATGGCTATTATTACTTGTTTGCCTCGATTGATTCATGCTGTCAGGGCGTAAATAGCACCTACAAAATGGTCTATGGACGTTCAACGAGTATTACAGGTCCGTATGTGGACAAAAACGGTGTGAACATGCTGAATGGCGGAGGAACGATATTGGATTCGGGGAACGTCAAGTGGAAGGGACCCGGCGGGCAGGATGTGTATAACGGTAATGTAATTGCACGCCACGCCTATGATGCCGATGATAATGGCAATCCAAAATTGTTAATTAACGACTTGCTTTGGGATTCCAGCGGATGGCCAATGTACTAA
- a CDS encoding ABC transporter substrate-binding protein, whose product MVKKKRLVTLMLLMLVSALVFAGCGGSSGSSGDKELTFMFRGGTDEQKAYQAVVKKYEEEHPGVKVKIIVTAADQYATKLRAAITGNSLPDVFYFNPGDVKAYVNSNVLLNLSPYVENNPDVDLDNIWKYGVDLYRYDGKMAGQGDIYGMPKDLGPFALGYNKTLFEKEGIPFPDKDKPYTWEEFIKVNQQATKDTNGDGKPDVFGTGFNVQWALQAFVWSNGADWLDETKTKVAIDDPKFAEALQFFADMQNKYKITPSIEEAQTLDTYQRWMKGEMAFFPVGPWDMSTFEKLPFDYDLLPFPAGSTGKSATWIGSLGIGVSAKTKYPEEAAALVNYLTASKEGMQQLVDAKVQIPNLLDMADEWAKDTSTKPANKQEFIDIVEDYGRALPGNYTYNAEWYDLFFTDIQPVLDGKITAADYVKQQQPKMQKLLDKAVEQEKKSQK is encoded by the coding sequence ATGGTAAAGAAAAAAAGGTTGGTCACGTTGATGCTGCTTATGCTGGTAAGTGCACTGGTGTTTGCAGGCTGTGGAGGAAGCAGCGGATCAAGCGGGGACAAGGAATTGACATTTATGTTCCGGGGCGGCACGGATGAACAGAAGGCTTATCAAGCCGTTGTCAAAAAATATGAAGAAGAGCATCCAGGAGTCAAAGTCAAAATTATCGTAACTGCCGCTGATCAATACGCAACCAAATTGAGAGCTGCCATCACCGGCAACAGCCTGCCAGACGTATTTTATTTTAACCCAGGCGATGTGAAGGCTTATGTGAACAGCAATGTGCTGTTGAACCTGTCTCCTTACGTTGAAAACAATCCGGATGTAGATTTGGATAATATCTGGAAATATGGCGTGGACTTATACCGTTATGATGGCAAAATGGCTGGTCAGGGCGATATCTACGGCATGCCGAAGGATTTGGGTCCGTTTGCACTCGGTTATAACAAGACGTTATTTGAAAAAGAGGGCATTCCATTCCCTGATAAGGACAAGCCGTATACATGGGAAGAGTTCATCAAGGTCAACCAGCAAGCGACGAAGGATACGAATGGTGACGGCAAGCCGGATGTATTCGGTACAGGCTTCAATGTACAGTGGGCGCTGCAAGCCTTTGTATGGAGCAATGGAGCAGACTGGCTGGATGAGACCAAAACAAAAGTGGCCATTGACGATCCGAAATTCGCGGAAGCGCTGCAATTCTTTGCGGACATGCAGAACAAATACAAAATCACGCCTTCCATTGAGGAAGCACAAACATTGGATACATATCAACGCTGGATGAAAGGGGAAATGGCTTTCTTCCCTGTAGGTCCATGGGATATGAGTACATTCGAGAAACTGCCTTTCGATTATGATTTGCTGCCTTTCCCTGCCGGCTCTACCGGAAAATCAGCGACGTGGATCGGTTCCTTGGGGATCGGTGTATCGGCCAAAACGAAATATCCGGAAGAAGCTGCAGCATTGGTGAATTACCTGACAGCTTCGAAGGAAGGTATGCAGCAACTGGTCGATGCCAAAGTGCAAATCCCAAATCTGCTTGATATGGCAGACGAGTGGGCGAAGGATACTTCAACGAAACCGGCCAACAAGCAGGAATTCATTGATATCGTAGAAGACTATGGCCGTGCGCTGCCAGGTAACTATACGTACAATGCGGAATGGTATGACCTGTTCTTCACTGACATTCAGCCGGTATTGGATGGCAAGATTACAGCCGCAGATTATGTAAAGCAGCAGCAGCCAAAAATGCAAAAACTGTTGGATAAAGCGGTAGAGCAAGAGAAAAAATCTCAGAAATAA
- a CDS encoding carbohydrate ABC transporter permease, producing the protein MITKSSLYRKERLYGYLFILPPILGLLIFVLFPFLYSLYGSFTDWDGLGQMNFIGLANFKDLLTDDLFYKAMFNTFYLMLGIPIGLLLALLLAMGLNRKIPGTTTFRVIYYIPVISSLAAVSIMWNWAYNGDYGLVNQFLDLFGIEGPNWLANKDTVKPALIIMTVWKGLGYTMLLYLAALQSVSRTYYEAAELDGANGFQIFRNITWPMVKPVTFFLVVTNIIGGSQIFTEMNIMTPTGGPEYSSASIVFYIWQKAFSNLQMGYASAMAMILGIFIFVITLVQFKMNEKSAYDGD; encoded by the coding sequence GTGATTACAAAATCTAGTTTGTATCGCAAAGAGAGGCTGTACGGGTATTTGTTTATTTTGCCTCCGATTCTTGGTTTGCTGATCTTTGTCCTGTTTCCTTTCCTGTATTCCTTGTACGGTTCGTTTACGGATTGGGATGGCTTGGGACAGATGAACTTTATCGGTTTGGCCAATTTTAAGGATTTGCTCACAGATGATCTATTTTACAAAGCGATGTTCAACACGTTTTATTTGATGCTGGGTATCCCGATTGGTTTGTTGCTTGCATTGCTGCTGGCGATGGGCCTGAATCGTAAAATTCCCGGCACAACAACGTTTCGAGTAATCTATTATATTCCGGTTATTTCTTCCCTGGCAGCGGTGTCCATCATGTGGAACTGGGCGTACAACGGGGATTACGGATTGGTGAACCAATTCCTGGATTTATTCGGTATTGAAGGTCCTAACTGGCTAGCCAATAAAGACACGGTTAAACCGGCCCTGATTATCATGACGGTGTGGAAAGGCCTGGGATACACGATGTTATTGTATCTGGCTGCATTGCAAAGTGTATCGCGTACATATTACGAGGCGGCCGAGCTGGATGGAGCGAACGGGTTCCAAATCTTCCGTAACATCACCTGGCCGATGGTGAAGCCGGTTACCTTTTTCCTCGTCGTTACGAATATTATTGGTGGTTCTCAAATCTTCACCGAAATGAACATTATGACACCTACGGGTGGTCCTGAATATTCATCCGCATCGATTGTCTTCTATATCTGGCAGAAAGCATTCAGTAACCTGCAAATGGGTTATGCCTCTGCGATGGCCATGATTCTTGGTATTTTCATTTTTGTCATTACCCTAGTGCAATTCAAAATGAATGAAAAATCAGCCTATGATGGGGATTAA
- a CDS encoding carbohydrate ABC transporter permease: MSYSQKRKLTNTIIFIVLAIGAVAMIAPLIWMLSTSVKEKQDVFALPPVWIPEVFQFGKYKEIWEAGPLLSGIKNSLIVAISVTVVGTFTSSIAAFAFAKLRFPHKNKLFLALLASMMIPYPTVMIPQFIMFSKLGWVDTLLPLIVPGLFGNVVMIFFLRQYLLSVPDAIIEAAKIDGSSYFRLYSSITFPLIKPAIAAQLILWFMGIWNDYLAPIIYLNSPEKQTLQLVIANFNATYAIQTDYPLIMAASIVALLPVLIIFLIFQKQIIESVAISGVKG; encoded by the coding sequence ATGTCTTACAGTCAAAAGAGGAAACTAACCAACACTATCATTTTTATCGTTTTGGCGATTGGTGCTGTTGCGATGATTGCGCCACTGATCTGGATGCTGTCCACTTCCGTGAAGGAGAAGCAGGATGTGTTCGCACTTCCGCCTGTGTGGATACCTGAAGTGTTTCAATTCGGAAAGTATAAGGAAATCTGGGAAGCAGGTCCGCTGCTCAGCGGGATCAAAAACAGCTTGATCGTGGCGATCAGTGTTACCGTTGTCGGGACGTTTACGTCGAGTATCGCCGCCTTTGCTTTTGCCAAATTAAGATTTCCGCATAAAAACAAACTGTTTCTTGCACTGCTCGCATCGATGATGATTCCGTATCCGACAGTCATGATTCCGCAATTCATCATGTTCTCGAAGCTGGGCTGGGTGGACACACTGCTACCGCTTATCGTTCCTGGATTATTCGGTAACGTTGTCATGATCTTCTTCCTGCGTCAATACCTGCTTAGTGTGCCTGATGCCATTATTGAAGCGGCCAAAATTGATGGGAGCTCCTATTTCCGACTGTACTCCAGCATTACGTTCCCGCTCATTAAACCGGCGATTGCAGCTCAACTGATTCTCTGGTTCATGGGCATCTGGAACGATTATCTGGCACCGATTATTTATCTGAATTCACCTGAAAAACAGACCCTGCAGCTCGTCATTGCGAACTTTAATGCCACGTATGCGATCCAGACGGATTACCCGCTTATTATGGCAGCATCCATTGTTGCATTGCTGCCGGTATTGATCATCTTCCTGATCTTCCAGAAACAGATTATTGAATCGGTAGCGATCTCTGGAGTGAAAGGATGA
- a CDS encoding arabinan endo-1,5-alpha-L-arabinosidase translates to MLLMLLVGATGCSGDGAGEAVSPLVFPDAPQDTQLYDTSILDDESRWTVNNAHDPAIIKTDQGYYVYSTDVRVAGEAKPGVMVRKSDDLINWSWVGQALPGIPKEALDWTGAVNLWAPDVIQVGDTYRMYYSASTFGSTRSAIGLQTSSSPEGPWTDEGLVVKTSENEKDKLNAIDANPVLDAEGNSWMVYGSFFDGIYIAPLDPETGKFKEEGYGTRIAARDRATEEGAVEGPYIVYNPEFKKYYLFVSYDSLFEDYNVRVARADSITGPYTDVNGMNMLDTEHLPQYEVGTKILGGYRFTEGEGWVAPGHNSVLKDGDDYYIVHHARGETDKNWPYLHVRKMLWTKDGWPVVSPERYAGEYAQDIPKSMIAGEWEGLAVDPSVDGQVQAVPYTLQANGKLKSENGSGKWTFDGKQTLILEWKESPWGGASTEELKLLPSWDWERSQPALVMTGLSDRGIAVWGKQISAAEK, encoded by the coding sequence GTGTTGCTTATGCTGCTGGTTGGGGCTACAGGCTGTTCTGGAGATGGAGCAGGGGAAGCGGTGTCCCCGCTGGTCTTTCCGGATGCTCCCCAAGATACTCAATTGTATGATACCTCCATTCTGGACGACGAATCCCGCTGGACGGTGAACAATGCACATGATCCGGCCATTATCAAAACAGATCAGGGATATTACGTCTATTCCACAGATGTTCGTGTTGCGGGAGAAGCGAAACCTGGCGTCATGGTACGCAAATCGGATGATCTGATCAACTGGTCATGGGTAGGTCAGGCTTTGCCGGGGATTCCGAAGGAAGCCCTCGATTGGACAGGGGCGGTAAATCTATGGGCACCGGATGTGATTCAGGTTGGCGACACTTACCGAATGTATTATTCGGCTTCGACTTTTGGCAGTACGCGTTCAGCTATTGGTTTGCAGACATCCTCGTCCCCGGAAGGCCCTTGGACAGATGAAGGGTTGGTTGTCAAAACATCCGAGAATGAAAAGGATAAGTTAAATGCCATCGATGCCAATCCGGTATTGGATGCCGAAGGAAATTCATGGATGGTCTACGGTTCCTTTTTTGACGGAATATACATTGCACCTCTCGATCCGGAAACCGGAAAGTTCAAGGAAGAGGGGTATGGGACCCGCATTGCCGCCCGTGATCGTGCTACGGAAGAAGGTGCGGTGGAGGGACCATATATTGTGTATAATCCCGAGTTCAAAAAGTATTATTTATTCGTCTCATATGATTCTTTATTCGAAGATTATAACGTGCGTGTAGCCCGCGCTGATTCCATTACAGGCCCCTACACGGATGTAAATGGCATGAACATGCTGGATACAGAGCATCTGCCTCAATACGAAGTTGGAACCAAAATTCTGGGTGGCTATCGCTTCACCGAAGGTGAGGGCTGGGTTGCACCTGGACATAACTCGGTCCTTAAAGATGGCGACGATTATTATATCGTGCATCATGCGAGAGGCGAGACGGACAAAAACTGGCCGTACCTGCATGTGCGTAAAATGTTGTGGACCAAGGACGGATGGCCCGTTGTGTCACCTGAACGATATGCAGGGGAGTACGCACAGGACATTCCGAAGTCGATGATCGCCGGGGAGTGGGAAGGTCTTGCTGTTGATCCGTCAGTGGACGGTCAGGTGCAGGCAGTACCTTACACCTTACAAGCCAACGGCAAGTTGAAAAGCGAAAACGGTTCAGGCAAGTGGACGTTTGACGGCAAACAAACACTGATACTGGAGTGGAAAGAAAGCCCGTGGGGCGGAGCTTCAACAGAGGAGCTCAAACTGCTCCCGTCCTGGGACTGGGAGCGAAGCCAGCCCGCACTTGTTATGACTGGCCTGAGCGACCGTGGCATTGCCGTCTGGGGCAAGCAGATTAGCGCGGCGGAGAAGTAG
- a CDS encoding glycoside hydrolase family 43 protein yields the protein MTDSITFTNPILEQRADPWVYRHTDGYYYFSASVPAFDRIEIRRAQTLEELRNAEPVTAWRKHDTGPMSANIWAPEIHFIDGKWYIYYAAAHTSETNEGLFDHRMYVLENDSANPLEGEWVEKGQIKTRWETFALDATTFEHKGIRYLVWAQKDPDIVGNSNLYISEMENPWTLRGEQVMIATPEYDWEIIGFKVNEGAAVLHRNGRIFIGYSASATDYNYCMGLLTADEDADLLNPASWVKSPKPVFQTCEANGQYGPGHNSFTVSPDGKTDILIYHARNYKDIEGDPLYDPNRHARAQVIHWNEDGTPDFGVPVPDGNAAAEAK from the coding sequence ATGACTGATTCCATTACATTTACCAATCCCATCCTGGAGCAGCGTGCTGATCCGTGGGTGTACCGTCATACAGACGGTTACTATTATTTCTCCGCTTCCGTACCAGCCTTTGACCGGATTGAGATTCGGCGTGCGCAAACCCTGGAAGAGTTGAGAAATGCCGAGCCGGTAACGGCATGGCGCAAACATGATACAGGACCAATGAGTGCCAACATCTGGGCACCCGAAATTCATTTTATCGATGGAAAATGGTACATATACTACGCAGCGGCTCATACCAGCGAGACGAATGAAGGTCTTTTTGATCACCGGATGTATGTATTGGAGAACGATTCTGCGAATCCACTGGAAGGTGAATGGGTCGAAAAAGGACAAATTAAAACACGCTGGGAGACGTTTGCATTGGATGCAACGACTTTTGAGCATAAAGGAATTCGTTATCTGGTCTGGGCACAGAAAGATCCGGACATTGTGGGTAACTCGAACCTGTACATTTCCGAAATGGAAAATCCGTGGACGCTGCGTGGAGAACAGGTCATGATCGCTACACCAGAGTACGATTGGGAGATCATCGGCTTCAAGGTTAACGAAGGGGCAGCAGTGCTGCATCGCAATGGGCGGATTTTCATTGGTTACTCGGCGAGTGCGACCGACTACAATTATTGTATGGGTTTGCTCACTGCGGATGAAGATGCCGACTTGCTTAATCCAGCGAGCTGGGTGAAATCGCCTAAGCCGGTATTCCAGACGTGTGAGGCCAACGGCCAATATGGTCCGGGTCATAACAGCTTTACCGTATCGCCAGACGGCAAAACGGATATTCTGATCTATCACGCACGAAACTATAAGGACATCGAGGGAGATCCTCTCTACGATCCAAACCGGCACGCCCGCGCGCAGGTGATTCACTGGAACGAAGATGGCACGCCTGACTTTGGGGTTCCTGTTCCGGATGGGAATGCTGCGGCAGAAGCGAAATAA
- a CDS encoding RrF2 family transcriptional regulator, which produces MQYSVMVEYALHSLVYLVDAPTTDSIGIKELSEFQGLSETYLSKVFGKLSKAGIVSSVPGVKGGYKLARPAEEISFWDVIEAVEGVKPIFQCKNILRNHYSYRDDQACSSCSTNPSCTINVTMLEGESYMREFFRGKTLSWLNSELDRVLPEKSRRDSQEYFANRINK; this is translated from the coding sequence ATGCAGTACAGTGTTATGGTCGAATATGCTCTGCATAGTCTCGTTTACTTAGTAGATGCGCCAACAACAGATAGTATTGGGATTAAAGAACTTTCCGAATTTCAAGGTCTTTCTGAGACTTATCTTTCAAAAGTATTTGGGAAATTGTCTAAAGCTGGAATCGTAAGTTCTGTGCCAGGCGTAAAGGGAGGATATAAACTTGCTAGGCCTGCTGAAGAAATTTCATTTTGGGATGTTATAGAGGCGGTAGAAGGAGTTAAACCTATATTTCAGTGTAAAAATATCTTGAGGAATCATTATTCATATCGTGATGATCAAGCGTGTTCTTCATGCTCCACAAATCCATCTTGCACTATAAATGTAACTATGCTTGAGGGCGAAAGTTATATGCGGGAGTTCTTTCGAGGTAAAACCTTATCGTGGTTAAATAGTGAATTGGACCGTGTACTTCCTGAAAAATCCCGAAGAGATAGTCAGGAATATTTTGCAAATAGAATAAATAAGTAA
- a CDS encoding FMN-dependent NADH-azoreductase, which yields MSKLLVINAHPLVDSTSSFSLSVFNKFLKIYKENKAKDEVIEQINLYEDVIPMIDKTVLSAWGKSAKGEALSIEEKEVTERMSEVLQQFKSAKKYVIVHPLHNFNVPSKLKDYVDNIMIARETFKYTDKGSVGLLKDGRSMVVIQASGSIYTNNDWYTEVEYSHKYLKSMFNFLGIEDFETIRVQGTAIHNQEEVLQNAYKEVEEAAKILAAKYCITF from the coding sequence ATGAGTAAACTTTTAGTCATCAATGCACATCCTTTAGTGGATTCAACGTCTTCGTTCAGTTTGAGTGTTTTTAATAAATTTTTGAAAATCTACAAGGAGAATAAAGCCAAAGACGAAGTCATTGAACAGATTAATTTGTATGAAGATGTTATACCTATGATTGATAAAACAGTTTTAAGTGCCTGGGGCAAATCAGCTAAAGGAGAAGCGCTATCTATAGAAGAGAAAGAAGTTACTGAACGTATGAGCGAAGTACTTCAGCAGTTCAAAAGTGCCAAGAAATATGTCATTGTTCATCCACTCCACAACTTCAATGTTCCCTCAAAGTTAAAGGATTATGTTGATAATATTATGATCGCAAGAGAAACGTTCAAATACACGGACAAAGGTTCAGTTGGTCTACTCAAAGATGGAAGAAGCATGGTAGTCATCCAAGCCAGCGGATCAATTTACACAAATAACGACTGGTATACTGAAGTCGAATATTCACATAAGTATTTGAAATCGATGTTCAATTTCTTAGGTATTGAGGACTTTGAAACTATCCGCGTTCAAGGTACAGCTATTCATAACCAAGAGGAAGTCCTTCAAAATGCATATAAAGAAGTAGAAGAAGCTGCCAAGATACTAGCCGCAAAATATTGCATCACATTTTAA
- a CDS encoding EcsC family protein: protein MDSRETLDRELEQILKWEKGQKDLFIWDKIGRLPFAMLDKVMPKALKQKIGDSLNEVGQYVQHGGKFLVQKKKVAKLLQEEAIKSGYLMKDDPPYYIEEVAETEATAKIHSVEGLPLEVLDRTADNITDSRTRFAAAQGAATGIGGIVTIAADIPIVMGLSLKVLQEMALCYGYDPDEPQERIFIVKCLQFSSADIVGKKAIIDELADYDNPDKQVEVISQMQGWREVFNSYSESFGWKKLFQLIPIAGMVFGSVSNKNTIRDVAEAGKMLYKKRLILQRLSK from the coding sequence ATGGATTCGCGCGAGACATTGGACCGGGAGCTGGAACAGATTTTAAAATGGGAAAAAGGGCAGAAGGACTTGTTTATTTGGGACAAAATTGGTCGTTTGCCATTTGCCATGCTGGATAAAGTGATGCCCAAAGCACTAAAACAGAAGATTGGTGACTCGCTGAATGAAGTCGGTCAGTATGTGCAGCATGGCGGGAAATTTCTCGTGCAGAAAAAGAAAGTAGCCAAGCTTCTCCAAGAGGAAGCGATCAAGTCGGGTTATTTAATGAAGGACGACCCCCCTTATTACATTGAAGAGGTTGCAGAAACAGAAGCTACCGCAAAAATCCACAGTGTGGAAGGCTTACCGCTTGAAGTGCTGGATCGCACTGCTGATAACATTACGGACAGTCGAACGAGGTTTGCTGCTGCACAAGGGGCCGCAACAGGTATCGGTGGCATTGTAACGATTGCGGCGGATATTCCAATCGTGATGGGGCTTTCCCTAAAGGTGCTGCAGGAAATGGCGCTATGCTACGGATATGATCCTGACGAACCTCAAGAGCGCATATTTATCGTCAAATGTCTGCAATTCTCCTCGGCTGATATTGTGGGCAAGAAAGCCATCATTGATGAACTCGCCGATTATGATAATCCCGACAAGCAGGTGGAGGTTATCTCTCAGATGCAGGGCTGGCGAGAGGTTTTTAATTCCTACAGTGAATCGTTTGGATGGAAAAAGCTGTTCCAGCTCATTCCGATTGCTGGCATGGTATTCGGTTCGGTGAGTAACAAAAATACGATTCGTGATGTTGCCGAAGCCGGAAAAATGTTATACAAAAAGCGGCTGATTCTTCAGCGCCTTTCAAAATGA